The following proteins are encoded in a genomic region of Struthio camelus isolate bStrCam1 chromosome 3, bStrCam1.hap1, whole genome shotgun sequence:
- the LOC138066621 gene encoding vinculin-like gives MAARMFHMTQFLRKKGPITTKDQFIACARQIASDGQVFAKFGRIIAKNCLDKRCSAELLCATEQSHTISSQLGIVARVKAVTAESKSSSELLVSNAQNLIQAVLHVLKAAEAACVKGLQQPPPDSEEAKVAAFCIEWRKNLLRHRAKESLNSDRDELGLRKTQARPEPTLAAMVQEHHQASKSC, from the exons ATGGCAGCGAGGATGTTTCACATGACACAGTTCCTGAGGAAGAAAGGCCCAATCACG acCAAGGACCAGTTCATTGCCTGTGCAAGGCAAATTGCTTCCGATGGGCAGGTGTTTGCTAAATTTGGCCGCATCATTGCAAAGAACTGCCTCGACAAGAGATGCTCCGCAGAGTTgctgtgtgccacagagcagTCCCACACCATCAGCAGCCAGCTCGGCATCGTGGCCAG gGTAAAAGCAGTCACTGCAGAGAGCAAGTCGTCTTCTGAGCTGCTTGTGAGCAACGCGCAGAACCTAATTCAAGCAGTTTTGCATGTTCTGAAGGCAGCTGAGGCAGCATGTGTCAAA GGTTTGCAACAGCCTCCGCCTGACTCTGAAGAGGCAAAAGTAGCTGCTTTTTGCATTGAATGGAGAAAAAACCTGTTGCGGCATAGAGCCAAGGAATCTTTAAACTCAGACAGGGATGAATTAGGCCTCCGCAAGACTCAAGCAAGGCCTGAACCCACCCTTGCAGCTATGGTTCAAGAACATCACCAGGCATCCAAAAGCTGTTAA